A window of Lacibacter sediminis contains these coding sequences:
- a CDS encoding GlcG/HbpS family heme-binding protein, translating into MQKIILLVLAVFTITLANTQVTQHNISLESAKLIVSEAVKFAKSVNAPGGAIAIVDNGGNLVYLERLDGTFAAASEVATKKANTSALFKAPSSRLENSINGGRGALITVGHTFLQGGIPILFEGQVIGAIGVSGSASAQQDEDIANAGAKIKLSK; encoded by the coding sequence ATGCAAAAGATCATTTTACTCGTGTTAGCCGTATTTACAATAACACTTGCCAATACACAAGTAACACAACACAATATTTCATTAGAATCAGCAAAGCTGATCGTTTCAGAAGCGGTGAAGTTTGCGAAATCGGTTAATGCGCCGGGCGGTGCAATAGCCATCGTTGATAATGGCGGCAATCTCGTGTATCTCGAACGGCTGGATGGAACCTTTGCAGCTGCAAGCGAAGTGGCAACAAAAAAAGCAAATACTTCTGCATTATTCAAAGCGCCTTCTTCAAGACTTGAAAATTCAATCAATGGAGGAAGAGGAGCATTGATCACTGTTGGGCATACATTTCTGCAAGGTGGTATTCCCATTCTTTTTGAAGGGCAGGTGATAGGTGCTATTGGCGTGAGCGGAAGTGCAAGTGCTCAGCAGGATGAAGATATTGCCAACGCAGGTGCAAAAATTAAGCTTAGCAAATAA
- a CDS encoding SMP-30/gluconolactonase/LRE family protein, giving the protein MSKIYQIIKIQVILFLLLLIGIAVFSQETRQLAVDKPFAVADLKTTDGAALLNAKWFEQPAHIVGTAFKQPGPGINGDHLKLYPTGAVIQTNQLHPQIGAVDFENGFKSIAASELESRRGTGLFSFVWYKVELTIPTSIGTTSTKDMTAVFEITVDDYSEIWVNGKQQQSFGQSGNGVIAGYNTRNRVVLTNHATEGDKFVIYILGINGAIGKLPDNYIWVRNAVVDFYKNGLPVKKEWADIGKIYTINPHLNKIIAEGTKVEKVADGFSFTEGPVWHPDGFLLFSDPNTNTIYRYDPSTHNVTVYMSHSGYSGSDIGEYGQPGSNGLAIDKEGRLIVAQHGHRRIVRHEKKGPVTILADKIGEKRFNSPNDVVLKSDGTVYFTDPPYGLPSFYTDKRKETEWQGIYMIRNGKVQLVSKDLGGPNGLAFSPDEKYFYATNWDIRDIHNTKTIWRYEVQPDGTLKNGKVFFDFNFTEDEEALDGLKIDKEGNLFVSAPGGLWVLSSEAKILGKVVTPERPANMAWGDDGKTLYMTAHSSIYKLRVNTGGKLSWE; this is encoded by the coding sequence ATGAGCAAGATCTATCAAATCATCAAAATACAAGTCATCCTGTTTTTATTACTACTTATTGGCATTGCTGTGTTTTCACAGGAAACAAGACAGCTTGCTGTTGATAAACCTTTTGCCGTTGCTGACCTTAAAACAACTGACGGCGCTGCTTTGCTCAATGCAAAATGGTTTGAGCAACCGGCGCATATTGTCGGCACTGCCTTTAAACAACCTGGGCCCGGTATAAATGGCGATCACTTGAAATTATACCCAACCGGTGCCGTAATTCAAACAAATCAACTACATCCACAAATAGGTGCAGTTGATTTTGAAAATGGATTTAAATCTATTGCCGCAAGTGAATTAGAAAGCAGAAGAGGTACAGGTTTATTCTCTTTTGTTTGGTATAAAGTTGAACTAACAATTCCCACAAGTATCGGCACAACATCAACGAAAGACATGACAGCGGTTTTCGAAATTACAGTTGATGATTACAGTGAAATATGGGTGAACGGGAAACAACAGCAAAGTTTTGGTCAATCAGGTAATGGAGTGATAGCAGGTTACAACACACGTAACCGTGTAGTGTTAACCAATCATGCTACAGAAGGAGACAAGTTTGTGATCTACATTCTTGGTATTAATGGAGCAATAGGGAAACTTCCTGACAATTATATCTGGGTGCGTAATGCAGTTGTGGATTTTTATAAAAATGGATTGCCTGTTAAAAAAGAGTGGGCTGACATCGGGAAAATTTATACCATCAATCCCCATCTGAACAAGATCATTGCAGAAGGAACAAAAGTTGAAAAAGTAGCAGATGGCTTTTCATTCACTGAAGGGCCGGTATGGCATCCCGATGGTTTTTTGTTATTCAGTGATCCTAACACCAATACAATTTACCGTTACGATCCTTCAACGCATAATGTAACGGTGTACATGAGTCATAGTGGTTATAGTGGTTCTGATATTGGGGAATATGGTCAGCCTGGCAGCAATGGTTTGGCAATCGATAAAGAAGGGCGATTGATTGTTGCACAACATGGTCACCGTCGTATTGTTCGTCATGAGAAAAAAGGTCCTGTTACTATTCTTGCAGATAAGATTGGAGAAAAGCGTTTTAACAGCCCGAATGATGTTGTGTTGAAAAGTGATGGCACTGTTTATTTTACTGATCCACCTTATGGGTTACCATCATTTTATACGGATAAGCGCAAAGAAACAGAGTGGCAAGGAATTTATATGATCAGGAATGGGAAAGTGCAACTGGTATCGAAAGACCTTGGGGGACCGAATGGTCTTGCCTTCTCACCTGATGAAAAATATTTCTATGCAACCAACTGGGATATCCGTGACATTCATAATACAAAAACTATTTGGCGATATGAAGTACAACCTGATGGTACATTAAAGAATGGGAAAGTATTCTTCGATTTCAATTTTACAGAAGATGAAGAGGCGCTGGATGGATTAAAGATCGATAAAGAAGGAAATCTTTTTGTATCAGCACCGGGGGGATTATGGGTACTGTCATCTGAAGCAAAAATTCTGGGCAAGGTAGTTACTCCAGAACGGCCTGCTAACATGGCCTGGGGTGATGACGGAAAAACATTGTATATGACAGCACACAGTAGTATCTACAAATTGCGGGTAAACACCGGTGGCAAGTTGAGTTGGGAGTAA